One genomic region from Actinomycetota bacterium encodes:
- a CDS encoding 4Fe-4S binding protein: MTYKITDDCLSCGVCADECPAGAINECEDKYCIDPDQCTECGTCAEVCPVDAVTHG, translated from the coding sequence GTGACTTATAAAATAACCGATGACTGTTTAAGCTGTGGGGTCTGTGCCGACGAGTGTCCAGCTGGTGCTATAAATGAGTGCGAAGATAAATATTGCATCGACCCCGATCAGTGCACGGAATGCGGTACGTGTGCTGAGGTATGTCCCGTGGATGCGGTAACTCATGGATAA